Proteins encoded in a region of the Sporocytophaga myxococcoides DSM 11118 genome:
- a CDS encoding arylsulfatase: MKNTKTKNRTSRKLLRLLAAGLLVPVALTQFAYGQSDPLQPYQGKIGKTLGETQQSYTDRRKPLQSSGAPNVVYILIDDIGYAASSAFGGLIPTPVLDSLANNGLRYTNFHTTGVCSPTRTALLTGRNSHSAHIGSNQPAGTPGYDRYIPFEKGTIAEVLRENGYNTYAVGKWHLTPTSDLTQIGPFNRYPTGRGFDHYYGFLAGATDQYHPQLWDDTKKIELADDNKTHVTTLITDKAIEYINNQKSIDPNKPFFLYYAPGATHSPHQIDKVWRDKFKGKFDKGWDAYRDEALALQKKLGVVPQNLPLPPSDPNVKRWDDLPAEEKKLAIRHFEIYAGFLAHTDYEIGRFINYLKEINQLDNTLIYVSIGDNGASKAGGRIREVDPKATEAQRLQQNLKDIDLIGTEFSNVDYPLGWAQATNTPFRYFKADANSEGGTHNPLIIFWPKGIKERGVRNQYSHINDLTPTTIELVNAKVPTVINGYPQEPFEGTSLAYSITNASAPSRHTVQYYEISGSRSIYKDGWKASAYHPKGQSFDKDRWELYNLQEDYNERIDLAAKNPEKLQELKELFDNEAYKYNIYPLRDGTENNPLNAPSAFDGKDKLIFYPGIAQITEVPNFTNKSFSLVANVDIPAKGAEGALFALGGRATGFSFFIQNKQLQVVYNYGFEKIVINSGKAILPTGKAELRYDFQLDGTAQNPTGTGSLYVNGTKVGEGKVTRQAKGTYYEGISIGKDIITPVSETYASPYAFTGKLKNVVLNLNPAITSENNQK; this comes from the coding sequence ATGAAAAATACGAAAACAAAAAACAGAACAAGTCGGAAGCTTCTCCGACTATTGGCAGCAGGCCTTCTGGTGCCTGTTGCATTGACACAATTTGCCTACGGGCAGTCTGATCCATTGCAGCCATATCAAGGGAAAATAGGGAAGACGCTTGGTGAAACACAGCAATCCTATACAGATAGGAGAAAGCCTTTGCAGTCCAGCGGGGCGCCTAATGTTGTTTATATCCTTATCGATGACATCGGATATGCTGCTTCCTCTGCTTTTGGTGGACTTATTCCGACCCCCGTTTTAGATAGCCTGGCCAACAATGGACTTCGTTATACCAATTTCCACACCACTGGTGTTTGCTCACCTACCAGAACTGCATTATTGACAGGGCGTAATTCTCATTCTGCCCACATAGGAAGCAACCAGCCTGCCGGTACCCCTGGCTATGACCGTTATATTCCTTTTGAAAAAGGGACAATTGCTGAGGTGCTGCGCGAAAACGGTTATAATACCTATGCAGTTGGAAAGTGGCATCTTACACCAACCAGCGATTTGACACAAATAGGACCTTTTAACCGTTATCCTACAGGTAGAGGATTTGATCATTATTATGGCTTCTTAGCAGGTGCTACTGATCAATACCATCCTCAGTTATGGGATGATACTAAAAAGATCGAACTTGCTGATGACAATAAAACACACGTCACCACACTTATTACTGACAAGGCAATCGAATACATCAACAATCAAAAATCTATTGATCCCAATAAACCTTTCTTTTTGTATTATGCACCTGGTGCCACCCATTCACCTCATCAGATCGACAAGGTATGGCGTGATAAGTTCAAGGGCAAGTTCGACAAAGGCTGGGACGCTTACCGCGATGAAGCTTTGGCACTCCAGAAAAAGCTAGGCGTGGTGCCTCAGAACCTTCCATTGCCACCTTCCGATCCAAATGTGAAGAGATGGGATGACCTTCCTGCAGAGGAAAAGAAATTGGCCATCCGCCATTTTGAAATCTATGCAGGCTTTCTTGCTCACACTGATTATGAGATTGGCCGTTTTATCAATTACTTAAAGGAGATCAACCAGCTGGATAATACACTTATCTATGTATCCATTGGCGATAATGGAGCCAGCAAGGCAGGAGGCAGAATCAGAGAAGTGGATCCAAAAGCCACCGAAGCTCAACGTCTGCAGCAAAACCTAAAAGACATAGATTTGATCGGTACTGAATTTTCTAATGTGGACTATCCTCTTGGATGGGCACAGGCAACCAATACTCCTTTCCGTTATTTTAAGGCTGATGCCAACTCTGAAGGTGGTACGCACAATCCACTTATTATATTCTGGCCAAAGGGTATCAAGGAGAGAGGTGTGCGTAATCAATACAGCCACATCAATGACCTGACTCCAACAACCATTGAATTGGTTAATGCGAAGGTTCCTACTGTGATCAATGGATATCCTCAAGAGCCATTTGAAGGAACGAGTTTGGCTTATTCGATAACCAATGCTTCTGCCCCTTCTCGCCATACAGTGCAATACTATGAAATCTCAGGCTCACGTTCCATTTACAAGGATGGTTGGAAAGCCAGTGCCTATCATCCCAAAGGTCAATCCTTCGACAAAGACAGATGGGAACTTTACAATCTTCAGGAGGACTACAACGAACGCATCGATCTGGCAGCCAAAAATCCTGAGAAGCTGCAAGAGCTAAAAGAACTCTTCGATAATGAAGCCTATAAATACAACATCTATCCTCTTCGGGATGGTACCGAAAATAATCCTTTAAATGCGCCATCTGCTTTTGATGGGAAAGATAAATTGATCTTTTATCCTGGCATCGCTCAGATTACCGAAGTACCAAACTTTACCAATAAATCTTTTTCTCTTGTAGCAAATGTGGATATACCAGCAAAAGGTGCAGAAGGAGCCTTGTTTGCTTTAGGAGGACGTGCAACAGGGTTTAGTTTTTTTATCCAAAACAAACAATTGCAGGTGGTTTATAACTATGGCTTTGAAAAAATTGTAATCAATTCCGGTAAGGCAATACTTCCTACAGGAAAAGCAGAACTGAGATACGACTTTCAACTGGATGGCACGGCCCAAAATCCTACTGGTACCGGAAGTTTGTATGTAAACGGAACCAAAGTAGGAGAGGGTAAGGTAACTAGGCAAGCCAAAGGAACCTACTATGAAGGGATCAGTATTGGCAAGGATATCATTACGCCTGTATCTGAAACCTATGCATCGCCTTATGCCTTTACTGGCAAATTGAAAAACGTTGTTCTTAATTTAAATCCTGCGATTACTTCAGAAAATAATCAAAAGTAA
- a CDS encoding metallophosphoesterase, giving the protein MKRFITTFCLLISTLTWLSAQTTLISLGSSWKYLDNGSNQGTAWKSSGFSDASWASGNAQLGYGDGDEATVVSYGSSSSSKYITTYFRKSITVADASLFTGYTINVKRDDGIVVYINGTERYRNNMPTGTIAHNTLASTTCSDDGGTIQTGAIPSGALVTGTNVIAVEVHQSDITSSDVSFDLELKGNSASAAAVLQRGPYLQLGTSSSVILKWRTDIASNSKVSFGTAAGSLTSSVSDPASVTDHEVKLSGLSSNTKYYYSIGSSTQTLQGDADNYFITAPAVGTEKKTRVWVTGDCGNNSTNQKNSRDKYISYLGSNYTDVWLLAGDNAYSSGLETEYQTNFFDIYKDKMLKQTVLWPAPGNHDYANNATRQNDHNVPYYSNFTLPKNAEAGGVASNTEAFYSFNYANIHFVSLDSYGKESNSYRLYDTLGPQATWLKQDLAANTQKWTIVYWHHPPYTMGSHNSDSETELINVRQNFIRILERYKVDMVICGHSHSYERTKLIKGHYGNESSFNAGTHNLSSSSAKYDGSASSCPYEKNISSSYNGTIYVVSGSSGQLGGTQSSFPHAAMHYSNATNGGSLVLEIDQNRLDAKWICADAVVRDQFTVFKDVRKTTNITIQSGQNTTLNASWVGNYAWTTGASTRAITVGPATNTTYSVTDNFSCVTDVFNVTVIPARLADLNFEPDSVLAPALDVFPNPFEDKTTINYTIPDAGQVILSIQALNGESNKVIVKENKEAGYYSFTLRASELAIPTGIYLLKLVFGDKEIQKKVSIVK; this is encoded by the coding sequence ATGAAAAGATTCATTACAACATTTTGCTTATTGATAAGCACATTGACATGGTTGTCAGCGCAGACAACACTTATCTCTTTAGGTTCCTCCTGGAAATATCTTGATAATGGATCCAATCAGGGCACTGCATGGAAAAGTTCGGGATTTAGTGATGCTTCATGGGCATCAGGAAATGCTCAGTTAGGTTATGGTGATGGAGATGAAGCCACTGTTGTGAGTTATGGCTCCTCATCAAGTTCAAAGTATATCACAACTTATTTCAGGAAGTCTATTACTGTGGCGGATGCTTCTCTTTTTACTGGATATACAATCAATGTAAAAAGGGATGACGGGATAGTCGTTTACATCAATGGAACTGAGCGCTACAGGAATAATATGCCAACTGGTACTATTGCACATAATACATTAGCATCGACCACCTGCTCTGATGATGGTGGAACAATTCAGACAGGGGCAATACCTTCCGGAGCTTTAGTAACCGGAACAAATGTAATAGCAGTAGAAGTGCATCAGTCTGATATTACCAGTTCCGATGTAAGCTTTGATCTGGAACTGAAGGGGAATTCTGCATCAGCTGCAGCTGTCCTGCAAAGAGGTCCTTATCTTCAGCTAGGTACATCCTCAAGTGTAATTTTAAAGTGGAGAACAGATATTGCATCAAATAGTAAAGTATCTTTTGGTACAGCAGCCGGTAGCTTAACTTCTTCAGTAAGTGATCCTGCTTCTGTGACCGATCATGAAGTGAAACTTTCTGGATTGTCTTCAAATACTAAATATTACTATTCAATAGGTTCTTCAACTCAAACATTACAAGGTGATGCAGATAATTATTTTATCACAGCGCCTGCAGTAGGTACAGAAAAGAAAACTCGTGTTTGGGTTACAGGAGACTGTGGTAATAACTCAACCAATCAAAAAAACTCACGTGATAAATACATCTCTTATCTTGGATCTAATTATACAGATGTTTGGTTATTAGCTGGTGATAATGCCTATAGCAGCGGTCTGGAAACAGAGTATCAGACTAATTTCTTTGATATTTACAAAGATAAAATGTTGAAGCAAACCGTTCTATGGCCAGCGCCCGGAAATCACGATTACGCTAATAACGCAACAAGACAAAATGATCATAACGTTCCTTATTACAGTAATTTTACATTACCTAAAAATGCAGAAGCAGGTGGAGTAGCTTCGAATACTGAAGCTTTTTATTCATTCAATTATGCCAACATTCATTTTGTCTCTCTTGACTCTTATGGAAAGGAATCAAACTCCTATAGATTGTATGATACTCTGGGCCCTCAGGCAACATGGCTTAAACAAGACCTGGCAGCGAATACGCAAAAGTGGACAATTGTTTACTGGCATCATCCTCCTTATACAATGGGTTCTCATAATTCTGATTCAGAAACGGAGTTGATTAATGTAAGACAGAATTTTATAAGAATTCTTGAAAGGTATAAGGTGGATATGGTTATCTGTGGACATAGCCATTCTTATGAAAGAACAAAACTAATTAAAGGTCATTACGGAAATGAATCATCATTTAATGCAGGCACTCATAATCTTAGCAGTAGCAGCGCAAAGTATGATGGTTCAGCTAGCTCTTGTCCTTATGAGAAAAATATTTCCTCATCCTATAACGGTACAATATATGTAGTCTCAGGATCTTCTGGACAGCTTGGTGGTACACAATCTTCATTCCCTCATGCAGCAATGCACTATTCTAATGCTACCAATGGCGGATCACTTGTTCTGGAGATCGATCAGAACAGACTGGATGCAAAATGGATTTGTGCTGATGCAGTAGTAAGAGATCAGTTCACAGTATTTAAAGATGTGAGAAAAACAACTAATATAACCATTCAATCAGGACAAAATACAACGTTAAATGCTTCCTGGGTTGGTAATTATGCCTGGACAACAGGAGCTTCTACACGGGCAATCACCGTAGGTCCTGCAACAAACACAACGTATTCTGTAACAGATAATTTTAGTTGCGTGACCGATGTATTCAATGTTACAGTAATTCCAGCAAGACTAGCTGATCTTAATTTTGAACCTGATTCAGTTTTAGCTCCGGCATTAGACGTTTTCCCTAATCCATTTGAGGATAAAACAACTATAAATTATACCATACCTGATGCCGGACAAGTTATTCTTTCAATCCAGGCTCTTAATGGGGAGTCTAATAAGGTTATTGTTAAAGAGAATAAAGAAGCAGGATATTATTCCTTTACATTGCGTGCATCAGAATTAGCTATTCCAACAGGTATATATTTGCTAAAGCTTGTCTTTGGAGATAAGGAGATCCAGAAAAAAGTCAGTATTGTGAAATAA